The genome window CTCCCTGATTTTAGCACTTCCAGAAATGATTGGATAACCACCTTGTATcctaaataatcttttttttctgctgtgtttccctgaaataattttttccatgatTTTGGATCTTCCCTGGGGTCTCCAGCCGGAGTATCCCAGTTTTTAGACCCAAAAGGTTGGAGCTAGGTGGGAATTGGGTTCTTCTCCCAAGGATTAGGGacagcctcaggctgtgccagaggaTACCccaggttggatattgggagTATTCCTCgtggaatggggaatgggagtccccattcctggtgggatttaaaagccatggATGTGGCACCAGGGGACACAGATCCCTGGTGGCCTTggctggatttgatgatctcggaggcttttccagcctcaacaATTCCGTGATTTCATCCGCCTCTGGCTCCTGATTCCAACATTCCCACTTTTCCTGAGTGCCCACTGGGCCATCCCAGACTTCCTCACTGCTCTTCCCGCTTTTCCCAGGGAGATCAAGCTGCGGAATTACGATCCCGAGGATGAGGAGCTGAAGAAGAGGAAGCTGCCCCCGGCCAAACCGGCCTCAGGTGGGAGAAGATGGGAATGTGGGAAGGGAAACCAGGGCTTGGGAAGCTCTGTGCTCTTCCCAAGGTGGGCGATCCACTGGGATGAGGTGTCCATGGAGGGGTTGGAATATCGGATCCTGTCACTCTCACACCCAGCATTGCACAAGAGGGGTGGGGACGCTCCCAGGCCCAAATCCAAGGATTCATCCTCGGAGGAGCCTCCCTGGAGGAGCCTCCCGGAAATTCCGGCTGTTTTTTGCTGGATTTATCTCGAAGGAAATTTTAGGCAGGAGTTGAGGGCGTTGGGCTGGAATTTCCTCACCCGGAACTTCCCTAAATCACCTGAGGGGGGGAAATGAAGGAGTTCCCCAGATCCTGAGATGTGGAGTTTTCCGGAATAAATCCCTTGAAAAATGCCCTGAATAAAaagggagggctgggaatggctgggaatTCTGGCACTGcccttttccttgtgtttttgtAGGAGCTTAAAACTTCCATGTGAAAGGAAAGACATGGGAAGGCTGGAGCTTGTCCAGGGAAGGGAGTGGAGCTGGGGAgttcctgagggagctgggaatgttatcctggagaaaaggaggctctgggggctgcacagTTCCCTGACTGGAGCCCAGGGGGAATTGGGATCCactcccagggaacagggacaggaggaaggGGAATAACCAGggtggatattgggaaaattccAGTTGTCCcacagtggtggagtccccattcctggagggattgaaatccctgtggatgtggcacttggggacgtgggcagtgctggccttggcagtgctgggaatgttTGGACTCAATCCaagagggcttttccaactgAAATTGTCCTTGATTCCACAAAATCCATGTGCTGGATGTGCTCCCTGGTGCCGCAGTCCCTCCGTGGGTGGCTTTTTCCGTGAGTGTTTTCCCATTATCCCGGATATCTCCAGAGCTTTCCCCAAGGCCTGGGCTGGAGCTTGACTCCTCCAAAGTGTCCCAGGCCTGGAAATGAGTCAGGGAGAGCAAAATTCCAGACCTTTGGAGCAGCTGATCCCTGCAGATGTTGGGAAAAGAGGCCTCGATCCCAACCGGCTTCCAGCTGCGGATGCCGTTTGTGGGATTTCCATCATTCCCAGATAATTTTCAGGAGGGTTTGGATACCGAGGGGATGTACTCAGGTGTGGGCATCATGTTTTTAAGTAAagctgtgggaatgggattttAGGGAAGTTTTTGGGAGCCGAGGCTGGAGCGCTGGTGGAATTCCCGGTTTTCCAACACTGATCCCGTTTCCCCATCTAGTGGAGGACACggtgaaggagcagctggaagcgGCCAAGCCGGAGCCAATCATCGATGAGGTGGTAGGtaaagctggagctggaattctTGGGATTGGGAAACCTGGATCTGGAAATCCGTGGTGGGAAATCCAGAGCTGGAAATCTGGATCAGGAAATCTGGATCTCGGAATCCAGATCTGGGAAATCCAGAGCTGAAAATCCGGATCTGGGAATCTGGAGCTGGAaatccagagctgctctgtgccaggtcCAGGCTGGAATGTTGCCTTTGCCTTTCACTGGAtgtctcctctccttccctagGATTTGGCAAACTTGGCTCCCAGGAAACCCGACTGGTGAGTGCCTATGGAATGCTGCTCCCGGGAAAAGGGGGCTGGAGTCAGCAGGGGGGGCGGTTCCAACCCCTTGAGGTTGTGCTGGAAATATCCAGGAAAACCTGAGCTGAGGGTTAAAATACCGGGAAAATCCCATGGGAGGTTGGAAGGAGCTGATCTTTAAGAACCCATCCAACCCTGAGcgttccatgattccatggaaCTGGAAAACCCTCCTGGCTGTGGAGGAAGACAcaattcccttttccagctgatTCTCTGGAATGCTTGTCACCCAGGGATGGGTTGGTTTCGGAGCAcctgggagagagaaggaattTCCACAGGGAAAGGTGGGCCCTGCCTGGCCATGGAATTGTCCTGACCTTGtggctcttctcccagggatTTGAAGAGGGATGTGTCCaagaagctggaaaagctggagaagaggaCCCAGAGAGCCATCGCGGAGCTGATCCGTGCGTTCCGGAGCCGCGGGAACAGGGTGGCTCATTCCAGAGGGATTCCATGATCCGTGCTGGGAGCTCACTGGGCCAGGGAGGGATTGGTGGGGCTTGGTCCCTTCCCAAATGGATCTGGGAAGCTGTTGGTCCCAAGGAGCTTCCCAAGGAGGCTCCAGGAGCACTTGGATGGTGCCaagggaagggttttggggtcctgCTCTGGGTCACTCCCAATCCAACCCATCCATCCCTTTTCCATGGCTTTTCTCCCGGCAGGAGAGCGCTTGAAAGGGCAGGAGGGGGAGCTGGCGTCGGCTGTGGGATCAGCAAAGCAGGAGGGAAGCGACTCCGACTGAGGAGAATCCATCAGGAACGGGCTCTGGATCTGCCTCACACGGACCCCGTGTCCCTCAGCCCCTCTCTGCCTGGGACTGCTCCTCCCTTTTCCCAAACTTCCCCggtcctgctgtgcctggaggaGAGGCAGATCCAAGGAGCCTGGCGGCTGCTGAGGAACTTCCATGGAAAACTTCTGGGATCTGGGGGGTTGGTGGGAGCAGGacagacccccccccccccccagttaGCTGGAATTTCCTTGGAGCAAGGAGAAGTGGGAAAactccaggctggggctggaaagGTCAATCCAGActggctgggaaaggagggagagggcaGCAGCCCTTGGAAAAGCAGGATCATTTCCCAGGGAAATTGGTGCTCCTGTTCCTGTGACACTCCTTGAGGCTCTGAGTATTTGGGAATATCGATGGCCAGCCTTGGAATTcctgtgggaaggagcagcGTGGCTCGGGAATCGTTGGCTGCTCTGCATCTGGCTCAGTTTATTGTGGGATTTGCTTCGCTCCCGAATTTCCCGACCCTCCAGGAGCATGTCCCGCTCCTCctcttgggggttttttatttttaatggatcttttcctaataaaacAATTCCATGTGGAAAAAGTTGTCACTTGTCCTGCAGAGGAGTGGGAAGAGGAGCAGTGGGATTGAGCCCATGGAAGTtggaggaggagcagtgggATTGAGCCCATGGAAGTtggaggaggagcagtgggATTGAGCCCATGGAAATtggaggaggagcagtgggATTGAGCCCATGGAAGTtggaggaggagcagtgggATTGAGCCCATGGAAGTTGGAGGTGGCCACAGCAGGTCAAGCACAATTCCTGGGATGGGCTGATCCAGGTTATTTTGTGATCCAGGTTCCTGGGGCTATCCCAACCCTGTGCCTCTGGAAAAGGTGAGCAGATGGAATCTGCCAAGCTGATCCtgcattttccctggaaaactTTATTGTAACTCTGGGAGATCTTGCAAGATGGTGCTGGAATCCTCTGGGTTTGATTCCAAAGAGGTTTTATCCCAAGGGGAAACGTCTGCTGCAGCACAAGATTCCAGCTGGGATAAGAAGAGCTGTTCCTGGTAATTCCCACATCCTGCCGCTTTTGTCCTGGTGGATCATTCCCAGGGTGATGGAtccttgtccctgtgccaggatcTGCTGCCTCCCACTGCTCCATGCTCTTCCATGAGGATTTTCCACCTGCAAGAGCCCCGTTCCTGCTTCCAGGGGGTGCCTGGgagcaaagagcagctggaaaattcCCTGATTCCTTCCTCCATTCccagcttccttccttccctgtccTTGGCTCTCCTGTTCCCGGTGTTTGCAGCcattcctgctccatcctctcccCGTGGAGGGGCCATTCCCAGGTGTGTGGGGACAACGGGGACATTCCATGGAGCAGTGGGAGAGCTGCACCCGCCGGGGCCAGGCTCGGTGTTGGGATGTGCCTGTGGATTCCCTCTGGATTCTCAGGTGGGAAAACACCTGGGCTGGTGTCCAACCATCCCCTGTAGGGTGATTTTGGtgattttccctgtttttccttgGATGGGAGACATCCAAGTGCCCCTCACCCTTGTCCTGGGGcaaaatatttatggaaaagCAGTGGAAAGGTTCCATCAGGGAATGCTGTGGTTGCCCCTGGATCCCTagaagtgtccaaagccaggttggatggggcttggagcagcctgggatagtgggaggtgtccctgcccatggaagtgggatggatgggatgatCTTAAAGTTTGCTCGCAGCCCAAATTGTTCTGGAATTCCCTGATTCCATGGAATCTCTGGAACGCCCTGTAGATGTCAGCAGATCCCCATGCACAGAACTGTGCAGTGTCCAGCTGTTCCCAACAGCTGGAACCCGGATGAAGCCAGGCTTTGCATCCCTGACTGGGATGCTGCCAGCTGGAattcccatccatccatccatccatccatccatccatccatccatccatccatccatccatccatccatccatccatccatccatccatccatccatccatccatccatcccttccttccctggctGAAGCCAGACCAAAGGTGGGAAGCGGAAGAATTTTCCCTCATTTCGAGGGGAAAAATTCCCTTTAACCTGGCTCCAGTTCCAGGCACAGCTTTTCCCAGTTCCTGAAGGGATAATTTCACTTTCAGCTCTTCTGGAAAATCTgacttggaaatgaaaaatcccAATGTTTTCATTTAGGACAAACCTCAAATGAAATGtcctgaattttccttttcttgtgtGTTTTCCACATTTATTCCAGGCTGAAATTAAGCCAGGATCAATCCCAGAGCCCTGGATAGATGTGGGATCCCGACGGGGGAATGGGATCTCAGCATGGAATTGGGATCCTGATGTGGGAATGGTGTCCCGGTACAGCATTGGATCCCTGCATAGGGCAGGGATCCAAGGATGGGAGTGGGATCCTGGCATGGGACACAGatctgggaatgggactggggtgccaagcacagggcagggatcaCGGGGTGGGACTGGGATCCTGACAAGGATCCTGGCATGGGAATGGGGTCCCTGTACAGGAGAGGGATCTTGGCATGGAACAGGGATCCCAATCTGGAATCATGGAGTGGGGCAGGGATCCCAGTGTGGGACAGGGATCCTGGCATGGGAATGGGGTCCCCGTACAGGAGAGATCCCGGTATGGGACGGGGATCATGGAGTGGGACAGGGATCCCGGCATGGGACTGTGGTCCTGCCATGGGACAATGGTCCTGAAATGGGGCAGGGATCCTGTTGTGGTGCTGGGGGTTCTGGTAAGGAACAGGAATATCTGTATGGAAAATCAGGGATTCCTTCATCCATAGGAAAACCTGTTTTCCTTAGGCTGGTTTGGAGCCTGATGTCGCTGCCTTTTGTGGGGGAAACGTGGAGAACACCAACACGGCCCCAAACTGACACCGGGGTCAAATCCATCCCTCAGGATCCTCCTGGCCACTCCCTCTGGATTATCCCCTGCCAACATTCTGGCCTTTTAAAAACTGGGATGTTTCTTTTTGCCCTCCTTGGAAATGCCACCTCCTGCCTCTTTTCATTGGATTCCCTCCTGTGCTCTCCATGCTCCGGCCTTGGAAGTTCTGACATCCCTCTGTCCTATAAAAACCAGGCCCTGGGATGCTCTTGGCCGGGATAAAAGGCACCAGGGTGGGCTGGAATTCGGAGGAGCCTCTGACGGCTCCGTGACACGAAGCAGGAGCGGCCCTGGAGTGCCGGCCTGGTTGGGATTCTCCAACCTCCTGGGATGATGGAGAGGAGCCTTCATCCCGAGCCCTCAGCCCTCCGGGCCATGGTTTTGGAGTGGTCACACCCACGGCCAAGGTCTGGCTTTCAAGTGTCCATCTGCTGCAGGGACATGAAAGGAATTCCCAGTTTTTGACAGCTGCTGAAATTCCTTTTGTGGCGTTCCCGGCCGGACTGTCCAAGCTGAGGGTTTGTGCTGCCTCTTCCAgctctggggggatttgggatcactGCTGCTTCTGGACACCGAcccctctgctgggctgctggccTGATTCTGCAGCTCCCAACCTTCCAAAGCAGgttcctgggatttttttttttttgctttggaatgtctgagcagagctgtttgggagtagtttttttccttaaacattTGGGATGCTTGGAAAATGCTTGGCAGGTTCCAAGGGCTCTCTGAGATGCTCTGGGATGGTTgatggatggggtttgggagctCTGGGAGACCTGTGACAATGGCACGGGGAGAGTGGAGGGATCCCAGTGGGATGTTTCCTACGGCACAGGATGCTCAGATACAGGAATTGGGAATCCACACATTGGAAGTGGCCTCTGAGGGAGTGGGAAAGGGCAGCTCTTGGAATTCTTTGGTACCTTCCAAAGGTGTGAGACCCcccccactgcagagctgcccccagccctgggtctGGCCCACGACTCCAATGAATTTCCACTCAGGAaaattttcccaggattttgcCATCCTTTTATCCTCCTGCTCCGTTTTGTTGTTCGACTCTTCCAGCCAACGTTGCAGGAATTGCCTTGGGAAGTTTTCCCATGCCTGTGGAGGGAAGAATGGAAAATTTGGGTGTTGGAGCACGGAGGTGGCTGGACACAGCCCATGGGATTTCCTCCTGCACCTGCTCTGAATTCCTGGGAAGAGCAATGAGCCCTGGCCAGGGAGGAgcacattcctgctgggatcagAGTCTGTCGCATCCAAAGGCAATTCCTGGaaggagagctgctcctgctgcccatgtcccacttccagctgcttttctgcccCTGGCACTCCACGGAAGTTCAGAGAAAGTCGTCACTcggagctgggacagctggagcaggatcctttcatcctctcctctcctcgTCCCATGTCCATCACTAATGGATGGTGAGTGTGGAACTCGTGTCCCTGAGACCACTGCAAggtcatggaatcatggaatgctttgggtgggaagggacctcagagcccatccagtgccacccctgccatggcagggacacctcccactgtcccaggtgctccaagccctgtccagcctggccttgggcactgccagggatccaggggcagccacagctgctctgggaattccatcccagccaggaattcccaattcccaatctcccatccatccctgccctctggcactgggagccattccctgggtcctgtccctccatgccttgtccccagtccctctccagctctcctggagcccctccaggccctgccaggggctctgagctctccctggagcctctccaggggaacattcccagctctcccagcctggctccaggtccctgtgctggtggatctggggcagctctgcagtggggtctcacctgaggggcagaggggcagaatcccacCCCTGGATAttcttttccagcagaaaattcCAACTTTACTACAGAACCCCAACCCTTTCCTTGGCCCAGCAAGGCTGTTCCTGAAGAGTTTTTGCAATTGGTTCGGAATGGCTCTTCCTGTTAAAATCCCtgtaaaaacaagaaaaccaggagctgcttccagctctgaaggattttttcctccctcttgtATTatgatatttgaaataaaaacgCCCTGGGAGTTCCCATAAAAGTCCTGCTGAATTTATGACGTGATTGTTAGAGAGCAGAAAACGTCcaataaaaaggaattttcaaCAAGAGCCCAACCTCCCACGGCTCTTCCTGGGCTCCATCTGTGGTAGATGGAGCTGGAAGGAACAAAACATCTCGGAGGTGTTTGGAGATTGTAAATGTAACTAAAA of Molothrus ater isolate BHLD 08-10-18 breed brown headed cowbird chromosome 1, BPBGC_Mater_1.1, whole genome shotgun sequence contains these proteins:
- the CCDC12 gene encoding coiled-coil domain-containing protein 12, with the translated sequence MAAPGGGMEAAEEPEGFVLGRLEQEALKRRERLKALRQRTLQNKESGEPESKIPREDEEEEPVKHREIKLRNYDPEDEELKKRKLPPAKPASVEDTVKEQLEAAKPEPIIDEVDLANLAPRKPDWDLKRDVSKKLEKLEKRTQRAIAELIRERLKGQEGELASAVGSAKQEGSDSD